The following coding sequences lie in one Miscanthus floridulus cultivar M001 chromosome 9, ASM1932011v1, whole genome shotgun sequence genomic window:
- the LOC136479861 gene encoding uncharacterized protein: MDSDVPSMGFFHGLMLEAKKEISQRFDNDESCFKEVWDIIDTRWDNKLKTPLHLAGYYLNPYYYYPNKSKIVKDGSFAAGVISCITKMVAGDEETQDKIIEELDMYQNQQGSFGSEIATRQRKNKNFNPAKWWLHHGTSTPNLRKLAARILSLTCSSSACERNWSVFEQVHTKKRNRLLHERMRDLVFVKFNSKLRNKREKKHRDPLEKEVDDVVADDDNEFITGITPLPSEMEQQQCAQESQKHTPQQAQPQAKRKRSVHPKKRKVRSLQSLMRNGLVEPEAPSSDSEDCADGTLMQTTDSDKSLSPYVSESD; encoded by the exons ATGGACAGCGATGTACCATCAATGGGATTCTTCCATGGATTAATGTTGGAGGCGAAGAAAGAAATTTCTCAGAGGTTTGATAATGATGAGAGCTGCTTCAAAGAAGTCTGGGATATCATTGATACAAGATGGGACAACAAGCTCAAGACTCCACTACACCTGGCTGGGTACTATTTGAACCCCTACTACTATTACCCAAATAAGTCAAAGATTGTGAAAGATGGATCATTTGCAGCAGGTGTGATTTCCTGTATTACAAAGATGGTGGCTGGTGATGAAGAAACCCAAGACAAGATAATTGAAGAACTCGACATGTATCAAAATCAGCAAGGGAGTTTTGGAAGTGAAATTGCCACAAGGCAGCGAAAGAACAAGAATTTCAATCCAG CAAAATGGTGGTTGCACCATGGCACAAGCACACCAAATCTTAGGAAATTGGCAGCAAGGATTTTGAGTCTGACCTGCAGCTCCTCAGCTTGTGAGAGGAACTGGTCAGTATTTGAACAG GTTCATACAAAGAAGCGCAATAGGCTACTTCATGAAAGGATGAGAGATCTTGTGTTTGTTAAATTTAATTCTAAGTTAAGGAATAAGAGAGAGAAGAAGCATAGAGATCCTTTGGAGAAAGAAGTagatgatgttgtggcagatgaTGATAATGAATTCATTACTGGTATTACGCCTTTGCCAAGTGAAATGGAACAACAACAATGTGCACAAGAATCACAGAAGCACACACCACAACAAGCACAACCACAAGCTAAAAGGAAAAGGTCTGTGCACCCTAAGAAGAGGAAAGTCAGGAGCCTGCAGTCTTTGATGAGAAATGGCCTAGTGGAGCCTGAAGCTCCATCATCCGATTCAGAAGATTGTGCTGATGGTACTCTAATGCAGACTACTGACTCTGATAAGTCTCTCTCTCCCTATGTCTCTGAGTCTGATTAG
- the LOC136479860 gene encoding putative cyclin-dependent kinase F-2, protein MAGVLHRDIVPENVIVDMYVGDSGLLASSGPYRAPELFLGSKDYDSRVDTWSLGCIMAELVAGKGVPFFSALDGEVFKNMLQVVGAKGIVEWQGFERVAPCEKVASLRKTGRQERGNLQTMFKPKVLSAAGFKVLKGLLDSNPDRRLSAAAALSKPCWFRRRSFFGACCFMPQGGP, encoded by the coding sequence ATGGCGGGCGTACTGCACAGGGACATCGTCCCCGAGAATGTGATCGTCGACATGTACGTCGGCGACTCCGGGCTGCTGGCGTCCTCCGGCCCGTACCGTGCGCCAGAGCTCTTCCTGGGGTCCAAGGACTACGACAGCCGGGTCGACACGTGGTCGCTCGGCTGCATCATGGCCGAGCTCGTCGCCGGCAAAGGCGTGCCTTTCTTCAGCGCGCTGGACGGCGAGGTCTTCAAAAACATGCTGCAAGTGGTCGGCGCCAAGGGCATCGTCGAGTGGCAGGGGTTCGAGCGCGTGGCGCCGTGCGAAAAGGTGGCCAGCCTTCGAAAGACGGGTCGTCAGGAGAGAGGCAACCTCCAAACGATGTTCAAGCCGAAGGTGCTGTCTGCGGCTGGCTTCAAGGTTTTGAAAGGGCTGCTGGACAGCAACCCGGACCGTAGGCTTTCAGCAGCGGCCGCACTTAGCAAGCCATGCTGGTTCAGGCGCCGTAGTTTCTTCGGTGCCTGCTGCTTCATGCCTCAAGGTGGACCTTAG